The Streptomyces europaeiscabiei genome window below encodes:
- a CDS encoding ATP-binding protein: MDEAAHDNGPPQDSALVKSSAAYDGCPGDIAQGRAMARAFLVRLQSVRRLPVSTRAMGTVQLVVSELLTNAWKYAPGPCLLDLEASGGSVQVTVWDSDPTLPVPAAAEPGRVGQHGLEIVMAVCRSYEVHREAVGKSTTAAVMLADGAGGRPGRT; the protein is encoded by the coding sequence ATGGACGAGGCTGCCCACGACAACGGCCCGCCGCAGGACAGCGCGCTGGTCAAAAGCTCAGCGGCGTACGACGGATGTCCCGGCGACATCGCCCAGGGCCGCGCCATGGCCCGAGCCTTCCTCGTGCGCCTGCAGTCCGTCCGGCGCCTTCCGGTGTCCACCCGAGCGATGGGCACCGTGCAACTGGTGGTCAGCGAGCTGCTGACGAACGCCTGGAAGTACGCGCCCGGTCCCTGCCTGCTGGATCTGGAGGCGTCCGGCGGGTCGGTGCAGGTCACGGTCTGGGACAGCGACCCGACGCTGCCGGTGCCCGCGGCCGCAGAGCCCGGCCGGGTCGGTCAACACGGGCTGGAGATCGTCATGGCCGTGTGCCGGAGCTACGAAGTGCACCGGGAAGCGGTCGGCAAGAGCACGACCGCCGCGGTCATGCTCGCGGACGGCGCGGGCGGCCGACCCGGCCGGACATGA
- a CDS encoding SpoIIE family protein phosphatase, protein MSESGYVIPVGEASLDQVLSGTVLRTGALAAGVYLLPAAEPVLCLAAVCGVPVMAVAPWRRVAVSAAGPLSEAVREDRLVWVGRQEDMARLYPNASAGLPYQFALAFAPLHGVRRWGALVLVWPKSHPPALTRRERGHILSSASRITQVLDHARAPWSIPDQPRAVPLRRPGPDPAQSGLAAVDLLQRMPVGALGFDLQGRITYLNDAAARLLGRRADRLLGTLPWQSVPWLDDPVHEDHYRTAVFTREPVAYTALRPPDHWLDIRLYPDDSGISALVSPSRHRQSADASPPRITPDLGTSPTKAGTGRIHQLIHLAAALSQTVTVADVINVVADQILPAFGAQGMVLSAADAGRLRIAGHQGYDPRSVARLDGLPLDTDLTPAGHVLHSGIPAFFADRADMARAYPRASGLSDKQAWAFLPLLVSDRRVGCCVLSYDQPHRFSSGDRAVLVSLGGLIAQAMDRALLYDAKHDLAHGLQQALLPVALPHFPDLAVAARYLPATHGMDIGGDFYDLIRLSDTTAAAVIGDVQGHNMHAAALMGQVRTAVHATAGALPGEVLARTNRVLTDLETDLFVSCLYIHIDLAGRRLHLASAGHPPPLLRSPAPTPRTVALTVEPGPLLGIGMGMGMGMGMGMGMGIEDDYPVTTTPFPAGSLLALYTDGLVETPDTDITDSITALAHHLTDNGDQPLDDLADSLLHHAGPHQIRTDDIALLLLRSR, encoded by the coding sequence GTGAGTGAAAGCGGTTATGTGATACCCGTCGGCGAGGCGTCCTTGGACCAGGTGCTCAGCGGCACGGTGCTACGGACGGGCGCTCTGGCTGCGGGCGTGTACCTGCTGCCCGCGGCTGAGCCGGTGTTGTGCCTGGCCGCGGTGTGCGGGGTGCCGGTGATGGCGGTGGCACCGTGGCGACGGGTGGCGGTATCGGCCGCTGGCCCGCTGTCGGAGGCGGTACGGGAGGACCGTCTCGTGTGGGTGGGTCGTCAGGAGGACATGGCCCGCCTGTACCCGAACGCCTCGGCGGGGCTGCCCTACCAGTTCGCGCTGGCCTTCGCTCCCCTGCACGGTGTCCGCCGGTGGGGGGCACTGGTTCTGGTGTGGCCCAAAAGCCACCCACCCGCACTGACCCGGCGTGAACGCGGGCACATCCTGTCCAGCGCGAGCCGCATCACCCAGGTGCTGGATCATGCACGCGCTCCTTGGAGCATTCCTGATCAGCCCCGCGCCGTGCCGCTGCGCCGACCCGGCCCGGACCCGGCGCAGAGCGGGCTCGCCGCCGTCGACCTGCTGCAGCGGATGCCCGTCGGCGCCCTCGGCTTCGACCTGCAGGGCCGCATCACCTACCTCAACGACGCCGCCGCCCGGCTGCTCGGCCGCAGGGCCGACCGCCTCCTGGGCACCCTGCCGTGGCAGTCCGTGCCCTGGCTCGACGACCCGGTCCACGAGGACCACTACCGCACCGCCGTCTTCACCCGCGAGCCCGTCGCCTACACCGCGCTGCGCCCACCCGACCACTGGCTCGACATCCGGCTCTACCCCGACGACAGCGGCATCAGCGCCCTCGTCTCACCCAGCCGCCACCGGCAGTCGGCCGACGCGTCGCCACCCCGCATCACCCCGGACCTGGGCACCTCACCGACAAAGGCCGGCACAGGGCGGATCCATCAGCTGATCCACCTGGCGGCGGCCTTGAGCCAGACCGTCACCGTGGCCGACGTCATCAACGTGGTGGCCGACCAGATCCTGCCCGCGTTCGGCGCCCAGGGCATGGTCCTCTCCGCCGCCGACGCAGGACGCCTGAGGATCGCAGGGCACCAGGGCTACGACCCGCGCAGCGTCGCCCGCCTGGACGGCCTGCCCCTGGACACCGACCTCACCCCCGCCGGCCATGTCCTGCACAGCGGCATCCCGGCCTTCTTCGCAGACCGCGCCGACATGGCCCGCGCCTACCCCAGGGCATCGGGACTCAGCGACAAACAGGCCTGGGCGTTCCTGCCCCTGCTGGTCTCCGACCGCCGCGTCGGCTGCTGCGTCCTGTCCTACGACCAGCCGCACCGCTTCAGCTCGGGCGACCGCGCCGTCCTCGTGTCACTGGGCGGGCTCATCGCCCAGGCCATGGACCGCGCGCTTCTCTACGACGCCAAACACGACCTCGCCCACGGTCTGCAGCAGGCCCTCCTACCGGTGGCTCTGCCCCACTTCCCCGACCTCGCCGTCGCCGCCCGCTATCTGCCGGCCACCCACGGCATGGACATCGGCGGTGACTTCTACGACCTGATCCGCCTCAGCGACACCACCGCTGCCGCCGTCATCGGGGACGTGCAGGGTCACAACATGCACGCCGCGGCCCTCATGGGACAGGTCCGCACCGCTGTCCACGCCACCGCCGGCGCGCTGCCCGGCGAAGTTCTGGCCCGCACCAACCGCGTCCTGACGGATCTCGAAACCGACCTGTTCGTCTCCTGCCTCTACATCCACATCGACCTCGCCGGACGACGCCTCCACCTGGCCAGCGCCGGACATCCGCCCCCGCTCCTGCGCAGCCCAGCGCCCACACCGCGAACCGTGGCGCTCACGGTGGAGCCGGGCCCGCTGCTCGGCATCGGCATGGGCATGGGCATGGGCATGGGCATGGGCATGGGCATGGGCATCGAGGACGACTACCCGGTCACCACCACGCCCTTTCCCGCGGGATCACTTCTCGCCCTCTACACCGACGGCCTCGTGGAAACCCCCGACACCGACATCACCGACTCCATCACAGCCCTCGCCCACCACCTCACCGACAATGGGGACCAGCCCCTCGACGACCTCGCCGACAGCCTCCTCCACCACGCCGGCCCCCACCAGATCCGCACCGACGACATCGCCCTGCTCCTCCTGCGCAGCCGGTAG
- a CDS encoding NIPSNAP family protein — protein MITVHLTYEIDADKLEDFEEYGRRWVGLVNRFGGTHHGYFLPSEGDSDIAYALFSFPSLAAYEQYRTDSKSDPDCQDAFELARRTRCIKRYERRFLRPLDGVS, from the coding sequence ATGATCACCGTTCATCTGACGTACGAGATCGACGCCGACAAGCTGGAGGACTTCGAGGAGTACGGCCGCCGCTGGGTTGGGCTCGTCAACCGTTTCGGCGGGACGCACCACGGCTACTTCCTGCCGAGCGAGGGTGACAGCGACATCGCCTACGCTCTCTTTTCCTTTCCCAGTCTCGCTGCGTACGAGCAGTACCGCACGGACAGCAAGTCCGACCCGGACTGCCAGGACGCGTTCGAACTGGCTCGCCGAACACGCTGCATCAAGCGGTACGAACGCCGCTTCCTCCGGCCGCTCGACGGGGTCTCCTAG
- a CDS encoding SDR family NAD(P)-dependent oxidoreductase, protein MTVSDRQVVGPDLPKEPTVDRPQVLRGMTAVVTGGTTGLGRHLAEGFLAAGARVMCGARGARDVADLVADHADRAAYVPTDVRDPDSLRRLMAETTERFGRIDIVVANAGITRNGGVARLAAADWRAVMNTNVDGVFHTVQAALPHLEAGGSILTVSSAMASRAVPGASAYATSKAAIEAFTRCCAVEFAARRIRVNCLSPGILSVGMGEVVGSDERLRQLYWPRMLAGRAGTPLEAVDAAVFLVSPAASYVNGHVFEVNGGLL, encoded by the coding sequence GTGACAGTGAGTGATCGGCAGGTCGTAGGGCCGGACCTGCCGAAGGAGCCGACCGTCGACCGGCCGCAGGTCCTACGGGGTATGACCGCCGTCGTCACCGGTGGCACCACGGGGCTGGGGCGCCACCTGGCGGAAGGCTTCCTCGCGGCCGGGGCACGGGTCATGTGCGGTGCGCGAGGCGCACGCGACGTCGCGGATCTGGTGGCCGACCATGCGGACCGGGCCGCGTATGTCCCCACGGATGTGCGCGACCCCGACTCACTGCGACGGCTGATGGCCGAAACCACCGAACGGTTCGGGCGTATCGACATCGTGGTGGCCAACGCCGGAATCACCCGCAACGGCGGTGTCGCCAGGCTCGCTGCCGCTGACTGGCGTGCGGTGATGAACACCAACGTGGACGGTGTCTTCCACACGGTGCAGGCGGCGCTGCCGCACCTGGAGGCCGGTGGCAGCATCCTGACGGTCTCCTCGGCAATGGCCTCCCGGGCGGTGCCCGGGGCGAGTGCTTATGCCACGTCCAAGGCCGCGATCGAGGCGTTCACCCGCTGCTGCGCGGTCGAGTTCGCTGCCCGCCGGATCCGGGTCAACTGCCTTTCGCCCGGCATCCTGAGTGTGGGCATGGGTGAAGTCGTCGGATCGGACGAGCGACTGCGCCAGTTGTACTGGCCCCGGATGCTCGCCGGGCGCGCGGGCACCCCCCTGGAGGCGGTCGACGCGGCCGTGTTCCTGGTCAGTCCGGCCGCCTCCTATGTCAACGGCCATGTGTTCGAGGTCAACGGGGGACTGCTGTGA
- a CDS encoding enoyl-CoA hydratase/isomerase family protein: MTVRLEIDQNVAWLHLDRPPLNLFDTGLQLAVERALHEVGARSGIRAVVFTGSHGHFSAGGDVREMATLTDEGAAEYAARISRLTREVAAIAMPVVAAVQGYALGGGCELALAADFRICTPTARFGLPETPLGLIPGAGGTQRLPHLIGGSRAKDIVFSGRQVDAEEATRIGLVDQVVPTAELHTAVMRWLARYTAHPAAAVAAAKQAIDASVETSLAQGLDFEHDLFAPLLAAGERTRHFQSFQRASAPVPS; this comes from the coding sequence GTGACGGTGCGGCTGGAGATCGACCAGAACGTGGCGTGGCTCCACCTGGACCGGCCGCCGCTCAACCTCTTCGACACCGGCCTTCAACTCGCCGTCGAGCGGGCGCTCCACGAGGTGGGCGCTCGCTCCGGTATCCGCGCCGTGGTGTTCACCGGTTCGCACGGGCACTTCTCCGCAGGCGGGGACGTCAGGGAGATGGCCACGTTGACGGACGAAGGGGCGGCCGAGTACGCGGCCCGCATCAGCCGTCTCACCCGGGAGGTCGCGGCCATCGCGATGCCGGTGGTCGCGGCGGTGCAGGGATACGCGTTGGGAGGCGGGTGTGAGTTGGCCCTGGCCGCCGATTTCCGGATCTGCACACCGACCGCCCGGTTCGGACTGCCCGAAACCCCGCTCGGGCTGATCCCCGGTGCGGGAGGCACACAGCGGCTGCCGCACCTGATCGGGGGCTCGCGCGCCAAGGACATCGTCTTCTCGGGACGACAGGTCGATGCCGAGGAGGCCACCCGGATCGGACTGGTCGACCAGGTGGTGCCCACCGCCGAGCTCCACACCGCGGTCATGCGGTGGTTGGCGCGCTACACCGCCCACCCCGCCGCGGCCGTGGCGGCGGCGAAACAGGCGATCGACGCGTCCGTCGAGACCTCACTCGCCCAGGGCCTCGACTTCGAACACGACCTCTTCGCCCCCCTCCTCGCCGCCGGCGAACGAACCCGTCACTTCCAGAGCTTCCAGAGGGCTTCCGCGCCGGTTCCTTCCTGA
- a CDS encoding 3-oxoacyl-[acyl-carrier-protein] synthase III C-terminal domain-containing protein, whose amino-acid sequence MLTAPSPFPYAVTGAHTTLGPVITMDAWAKLAQVPDRREPGSVLDGSFITRLLGIEGKSWGPDQFATLETVAETARAALACARLDARDITAVIVVTCNPYQTLLDQDAFTVMRMLGIRDHVPPLQLGAGCAGLARAAALVAQLATERALVIAYSVPSRITFDEDGVMLPAYRENAVHPYGKNLWATPALFSDAAAAMVLERDEDIDGLVLYSRDSQSFGNESGLDDPLIHFLGGGTEHPGGAPGSAELSCFGMNAPEIGRYYSGGMTLNHQALEAARPGYLDHVHRVYTHQANPRLVEEFIQHTGLTADQAPSNVRQLGNTVSPSTLALLHADQENGDLSYGDRVCFSVVGSGPERGAFITPIRIPALRPLDSTRTLT is encoded by the coding sequence ATGCTCACAGCACCCAGTCCGTTCCCCTACGCCGTCACCGGTGCCCACACCACACTGGGACCGGTGATCACCATGGACGCATGGGCCAAGCTCGCGCAGGTCCCCGACCGCCGTGAGCCCGGCAGCGTCCTCGACGGCTCCTTCATCACCCGCCTCCTCGGCATCGAGGGCAAGAGCTGGGGACCGGACCAGTTCGCCACACTGGAGACGGTCGCCGAAACCGCCCGAGCGGCCCTTGCCTGTGCCCGCCTCGATGCCCGCGACATCACCGCCGTCATCGTGGTCACCTGCAATCCGTACCAGACCCTCCTCGACCAGGATGCCTTCACCGTCATGCGCATGCTGGGCATCAGGGACCACGTACCACCCCTGCAACTCGGCGCGGGCTGTGCGGGCCTGGCGCGGGCCGCCGCCCTCGTGGCCCAGCTGGCCACCGAACGGGCCCTGGTCATCGCCTACAGCGTCCCCAGCCGGATCACCTTCGACGAGGACGGCGTCATGCTCCCCGCCTACCGGGAGAACGCCGTCCACCCCTACGGGAAGAACCTGTGGGCGACTCCGGCGCTGTTCTCCGACGCCGCGGCAGCCATGGTTCTGGAGCGCGACGAGGACATCGACGGCCTGGTGCTGTATTCCCGAGACAGTCAGTCCTTCGGCAACGAGTCCGGGCTCGACGACCCCCTGATCCACTTTCTGGGTGGCGGCACCGAGCACCCCGGCGGCGCACCAGGCTCGGCGGAACTGTCGTGCTTCGGCATGAACGCGCCCGAGATCGGCCGCTACTACAGCGGTGGCATGACGCTCAACCACCAGGCGCTGGAAGCCGCGCGCCCCGGATACCTCGACCATGTCCACCGGGTCTACACCCACCAGGCCAACCCGCGCCTGGTCGAGGAATTCATCCAGCACACCGGCCTCACGGCCGATCAGGCGCCCAGCAACGTACGACAACTGGGCAACACCGTCTCACCGTCCACGCTGGCGCTGCTGCACGCCGACCAGGAGAACGGCGATCTCTCCTACGGCGACCGTGTCTGTTTCTCCGTCGTCGGTTCAGGACCCGAACGCGGCGCGTTCATCACCCCGATCCGCATCCCGGCCCTCCGGCCGCTCGACTCGACTCGCACGCTGACGTGA
- a CDS encoding cyclase family protein — translation MTTTPTGPSSRDRAGRTSSGPDNGPAVTRAEFDALFDRLRTWGRWTPADRGAVNRITPDHVRQASALVRSGTVVPMALPWNTVPGPDNAKPALHHMTELGDVEPPEPTCHKDFIAADYHGKGVSHLDALSHIAYRGQLYDGQDARGSVDAKGARFGAVAALGPLVTRGVLIDMPVALGRDWLEPGTAVHADDILAAEKALGVTVGEGDAVLLRSGHFRRRRELGPWNPDNASAGFHVDAMPLLAERGIALLGGDGDSDVRPSPVEGVSSPVHALAITAMGVPLLDNLDLESLSAACAEVGRYAFMTVVAPLNVPGGTGSPVNPVAVL, via the coding sequence ATGACCACCACCCCGACCGGCCCCTCGTCCCGCGACCGCGCCGGAAGAACGTCCAGCGGTCCCGACAACGGCCCCGCCGTGACGCGTGCGGAGTTCGACGCGCTCTTCGACCGGCTGCGCACCTGGGGCCGCTGGACCCCGGCCGACCGCGGCGCCGTCAACCGGATCACCCCGGACCACGTGCGACAGGCGTCCGCCCTGGTGCGATCCGGTACCGTCGTCCCGATGGCCCTGCCGTGGAACACGGTGCCCGGTCCCGACAACGCCAAGCCCGCTCTGCACCACATGACGGAGCTGGGCGACGTCGAGCCCCCGGAACCCACCTGCCACAAGGACTTCATCGCCGCGGACTACCACGGCAAGGGCGTCAGCCACCTGGACGCCCTGTCGCACATCGCCTACCGCGGGCAGTTGTACGACGGGCAGGACGCACGCGGGTCCGTCGATGCCAAGGGGGCCCGGTTCGGCGCGGTCGCCGCCCTGGGCCCCCTGGTGACCCGGGGTGTCCTGATCGACATGCCCGTCGCGCTCGGCCGCGACTGGCTGGAGCCCGGCACGGCCGTGCACGCCGATGACATCCTGGCGGCCGAGAAGGCCCTGGGCGTGACCGTCGGCGAGGGCGATGCCGTCCTGTTGCGGTCCGGCCACTTTCGCCGCCGTCGGGAGCTGGGGCCCTGGAACCCCGACAACGCCAGCGCCGGTTTTCATGTGGATGCCATGCCGTTGCTCGCCGAGCGCGGCATCGCGCTGCTGGGCGGCGACGGCGACAGCGACGTCCGGCCCTCGCCCGTGGAGGGCGTGTCCTCCCCCGTGCATGCCCTCGCCATCACCGCCATGGGCGTGCCGCTGCTGGACAACCTCGACCTGGAGTCGCTCTCCGCCGCCTGCGCCGAAGTCGGCCGCTACGCCTTCATGACCGTCGTGGCGCCCCTGAACGTGCCGGGCGGCACCGGCTCGCCGGTCAACCCGGTGGCGGTGCTGTGA
- the denD gene encoding D-erythronate dehydrogenase — protein MRVVITGGFGFLGRQVTGTLLKARTFLGVPIDRLVLVDRVVPSEPPSAFDPLVEIVRGDLMDHLGEVFAQPVDVLIHLAAAVSAECEADFDLGMGANLDTTRALLEAARAQSAAGGPTPRLVFSSSVAVYGPDPALPLPSVVSEATLPTPRSSYGIQKLVCEQLIADYTRRGFVDGRVARLVTVTVRPGRPNAAASGFLSGIIREPLAGLPAVCPVHPDLRVALASPRRTVEAILRIAEAERGAGAGRLDGALPVNLPALTVSVAEMLATLRQVAGDAVADLVTVRPDPAVEAIVGSWPSAFDSTRAAALGLAPDPSFVSVVRDYLADHPDAVLAGSSLAADELGQGR, from the coding sequence ATGAGGGTCGTCATCACGGGTGGCTTCGGCTTTCTGGGACGACAGGTCACCGGCACGCTGCTCAAGGCGCGGACGTTTTTGGGGGTACCGATCGATCGCCTGGTGCTCGTCGACCGGGTCGTGCCGTCCGAGCCGCCGTCGGCGTTCGACCCGCTCGTGGAGATCGTGCGGGGCGACCTGATGGACCATCTCGGTGAAGTGTTCGCACAACCGGTGGACGTGCTGATCCACCTCGCCGCCGCCGTCTCGGCCGAGTGCGAGGCCGACTTCGACCTCGGGATGGGCGCCAACCTGGACACCACCCGCGCGCTTCTCGAGGCCGCTCGGGCACAGTCGGCCGCCGGCGGGCCGACGCCGCGCCTGGTGTTCTCCAGCAGCGTGGCGGTCTATGGTCCCGACCCGGCGCTCCCACTGCCGTCTGTCGTCAGCGAGGCGACCCTGCCCACGCCACGATCGAGCTACGGGATCCAGAAACTCGTCTGCGAGCAACTGATCGCGGACTACACCCGACGCGGTTTCGTCGACGGACGCGTCGCTCGCCTGGTGACCGTGACGGTGCGGCCCGGCAGGCCGAACGCCGCCGCCTCCGGCTTCCTGTCCGGCATCATCCGTGAGCCGCTCGCGGGCCTCCCGGCCGTTTGCCCCGTACATCCCGACCTGCGGGTGGCCCTGGCCTCGCCACGACGCACCGTGGAGGCGATCCTGCGCATCGCGGAAGCGGAGCGCGGGGCGGGCGCAGGCCGGCTCGACGGCGCACTGCCGGTCAACCTTCCGGCACTCACGGTCTCGGTCGCCGAGATGCTGGCCACGCTGCGGCAGGTGGCCGGCGACGCCGTCGCCGACCTGGTGACGGTCAGGCCAGACCCTGCCGTCGAGGCCATCGTGGGCTCGTGGCCCTCCGCCTTCGACAGCACGCGCGCCGCCGCGCTCGGGCTGGCTCCCGACCCGAGCTTCGTATCGGTGGTGCGGGACTACCTTGCCGACCACCCCGACGCGGTCCTGGCCGGATCGTCGCTCGCAGCCGACGAGTTGGGCCAGGGCCGATAG
- a CDS encoding MATE family efflux transporter has protein sequence MPPSLTRLLTDSRGLATLAVPLALTQLAQVALTTTDTIMMGLIGTEALAAGGLALVIFNQLRTMGVGLVTAVGNQVAAADARAEAQGTQAEGAEAEGAEADAAREEVRDLVRASLLLSTLAGLAGALLMVAIGHAVVFLGQDPDVVDAAKPVLYAMAPGLLPCLWFQAIRQFTVGMRRPQALLRITIASIAVNAGLNWVFIHGTWGLPKLGLPGIGLATTSVYALSAVALYLSARRDPRLAPVLSLSIWKTRPATLRRLTGLGAPIAATYGSEAGFFSVVALLVGSFGTAALAAHTAVNQLVYIVFQIAVGLSHAASLGVSRELALGDTAAARRLKSTALACAAAVMAVVAIVYVVLPGAVLAPFFEGDSRAATDLATNLLLIAAVMQFFDCAQNIGVGLLRGLDDTKGGFRVTLVGYWLVGLPAAALLGFATGWDTIGIWLGLLTGLATTALLLLRRFNRGIRLHVAPTAVAAT, from the coding sequence ATGCCACCCTCCCTCACCCGCCTCCTCACCGACAGCCGCGGCCTGGCGACCCTCGCCGTACCGCTCGCACTCACCCAGCTCGCCCAGGTCGCGCTCACCACCACCGACACGATCATGATGGGCCTGATCGGTACCGAGGCCCTGGCCGCCGGCGGCCTCGCCCTGGTGATCTTCAACCAGCTGCGGACCATGGGCGTCGGACTGGTCACCGCCGTGGGCAACCAGGTCGCCGCGGCGGACGCGCGCGCCGAGGCCCAGGGCACGCAGGCGGAGGGTGCCGAGGCAGAGGGCGCCGAGGCGGACGCCGCTCGTGAGGAGGTCCGGGACCTGGTCCGCGCGAGCCTGCTGCTGTCCACGCTCGCGGGTCTCGCGGGAGCGCTGCTGATGGTGGCGATCGGGCACGCCGTGGTGTTCCTCGGTCAGGACCCGGATGTCGTCGACGCGGCGAAGCCGGTGCTGTACGCGATGGCACCCGGACTGCTGCCGTGCCTGTGGTTCCAGGCGATCCGCCAGTTCACGGTGGGCATGCGCCGCCCGCAGGCCCTGCTGCGCATCACGATCGCCTCGATCGCCGTGAACGCGGGCCTCAACTGGGTCTTCATCCACGGCACCTGGGGTCTGCCGAAGCTGGGGCTGCCGGGCATCGGACTGGCCACCACCTCGGTGTACGCGCTGTCGGCCGTGGCGCTGTATCTCTCCGCCCGGCGCGATCCCCGTCTGGCGCCGGTGCTGTCGCTGAGCATCTGGAAGACCCGCCCGGCCACCCTGCGCCGGCTCACCGGTCTGGGCGCGCCGATCGCCGCCACGTACGGCTCCGAGGCGGGCTTCTTCTCCGTCGTCGCCCTGCTGGTGGGCAGCTTCGGCACGGCCGCGCTGGCCGCGCACACCGCCGTCAACCAGCTCGTCTACATCGTGTTCCAGATCGCCGTCGGCCTCTCCCACGCAGCGTCCCTCGGCGTCAGCCGTGAACTGGCCCTCGGCGACACGGCCGCCGCCCGGCGCCTCAAGTCGACGGCCCTCGCCTGCGCCGCCGCGGTCATGGCGGTCGTGGCGATCGTCTACGTCGTACTGCCGGGTGCGGTGCTGGCGCCGTTCTTCGAGGGCGACAGCCGGGCGGCCACCGACCTCGCCACGAACCTCCTCCTGATCGCCGCGGTGATGCAGTTCTTCGACTGCGCGCAGAACATAGGCGTCGGCCTCCTGCGCGGCCTCGACGACACCAAGGGCGGCTTCCGCGTCACCCTGGTCGGCTACTGGCTCGTCGGCCTGCCCGCCGCCGCGCTCCTCGGCTTCGCCACGGGCTGGGACACCATAGGCATCTGGCTCGGCCTGCTCACCGGGCTGGCCACCACCGCCCTGCTCCTGCTGCGCCGGTTCAACCGCGGCATCCGCCTTCACGTGGCGCCCACAGCGGTGGCGGCAACCTGA
- a CDS encoding cysteine synthase family protein, translated as MDDPLYRPPIVRQVSELIGATPLFELARTESDARLLLKLEQFNPTGTAKIRMARQMVIDAEERGMLRPGGRIIESTSGNTGLGLAVVAAERGYTFTAVVDHHAAVDKLRAMKALGAELVYVADGGDEDLATAAREEFAEKMAAESDNAYFTEQHNNMANGVGYHPVARELHAALDGRIDILVGAVGTGGGLFGTGGPLRESVPGLRIVGVEPKGSIAFGPPAHDYYQSGTGTPEGATIGAMVDYSLLDEGVKVGDVEAFATARAVARRAGLLLGGSAGGVVYEALTRLSSLPPGTTMVALINDGGEKYMDTVFDDDWMAARDLLSPQVEREVDELLTKLRRISAPESPQEIH; from the coding sequence ATGGACGACCCCCTGTACCGGCCGCCCATCGTGCGGCAGGTCTCCGAACTCATCGGCGCCACCCCGCTGTTCGAGCTGGCCCGCACGGAGAGCGACGCCAGGCTGCTGCTGAAGCTGGAGCAGTTCAACCCGACCGGCACGGCCAAGATACGGATGGCCCGGCAGATGGTCATCGACGCCGAGGAGCGCGGCATGCTGCGCCCCGGCGGCCGGATCATCGAGTCGACCTCCGGCAACACCGGGCTCGGCCTGGCCGTCGTGGCCGCCGAGCGCGGCTACACCTTCACCGCCGTCGTCGACCACCACGCGGCCGTCGACAAGCTGCGCGCGATGAAAGCCCTCGGTGCGGAGCTGGTGTACGTCGCCGACGGCGGGGACGAGGACCTTGCCACCGCCGCCCGCGAGGAGTTCGCGGAGAAGATGGCCGCCGAGTCCGACAACGCCTACTTCACCGAGCAGCACAACAACATGGCCAACGGAGTCGGCTACCACCCGGTGGCCCGGGAACTCCACGCCGCACTGGACGGCCGTATCGACATCCTCGTCGGTGCGGTGGGCACCGGCGGCGGGCTGTTCGGGACCGGGGGCCCGCTGCGGGAGAGCGTGCCCGGGCTGCGGATCGTCGGCGTGGAGCCGAAGGGATCGATCGCGTTCGGGCCGCCCGCGCACGACTACTACCAGTCGGGCACCGGCACGCCCGAGGGTGCGACGATCGGGGCGATGGTCGACTACTCGCTGCTGGACGAGGGAGTGAAGGTCGGGGACGTCGAGGCGTTCGCCACCGCGCGGGCCGTCGCCCGGCGCGCCGGACTGCTCCTCGGCGGCTCCGCGGGCGGAGTCGTGTACGAGGCACTGACCCGGCTGTCCTCGCTGCCGCCCGGCACCACTATGGTCGCGTTGATCAACGACGGCGGGGAGAAGTACATGGACACCGTCTTCGACGACGACTGGATGGCCGCCCGTGATCTCCTCTCCCCCCAAGTGGAGCGCGAGGTCGACGAGTTGCTGACCAAACTCCGCCGCATCTCAGCACCCGAATCCCCGCAGGAAATCCACTGA